The following proteins are encoded in a genomic region of Phalacrocorax carbo chromosome 2, bPhaCar2.1, whole genome shotgun sequence:
- the POMGNT2 gene encoding protein O-linked-mannose beta-1,4-N-acetylglucosaminyltransferase 2: MNIAAVFNALLVSVLAAVLWKYIKLREHVFMVEEELVLTRQSQELSQAQIDYHAALQALVEDGTRMVCTGRMHTDRICRFESLCYSTEAEEFVYFHSNSSVMLPNLGSRRFQPALLDLSSVEDHNTQYFNFVELPAAALKFMPKPVFVPDVALIANRFNPDNLMHVFHDDLLPIYYTMQQFSDLDLEARLFFMEGWSEGVHFDLYKLLSNKQPLLREQLKTLGRLLCFTKSYVGLSKITTWYQYGFVQPQGPKANILVSGNEIRQFSKFMTQKLNVSLEESSSEEYIVVFSRTINRLILNEAELILALAQEFQMKTITVSLEEHSFSDIVRLISNASMLVSMHGAQLVMSLFLPRGATVVELFPYAINPEHYTPYKTLATLPGMDLQYIAWQNTDREDTVTYPDRPWDQGGIAHLDKAEQERIIKSTEVPRHLCCRNPEWLFRAYQDTKVNIPSLIHVIRQTVKSKPGPKKQKWSGSLYPGKVRDAKCQASVQGTSEAKLAVSWQIPWNLKYLKVREVKYEVWIQEQGENTYMPYILSHQNHTFSENIKPFTIYLVWIRCIFNKNLLGPFADVLLCST; encoded by the coding sequence ATGAACATAGCAGCTGTGTTTAATGCCCTGCTTGTGTCTGTCCTCGCTGCTGTGCTGTGGAAGTACATCAAACTGCGAGAGCATGTCTTCATGGTCGAAGAGGAGTTGGTCCTCACGCGTCAATCTCAGGAACTCTCTCAGGCTCAGATTGACTACCATGCAGCTCTCCAAGCACTGGTGGAGGATGGTACCAGGATGGTGTGCACTGGCAGGATGCACACCGACCGCATCTGCCGCTTTGAGTCCCTCTGCTACTCTACCGAGGCTGAGGAGTTTGTCTACTTTCACAGCAACTCCTCGGTCATGCTGCCTAACCTCGGCTCCCGGAggttccagccagctctgcttgACCTCTCCTCGGTGGAAGATCACAACACCCAGTACTTCAACTTTGtggagctgccagctgctgcactgAAATTTATGCCAAAGCCGGTCTTCGTGCCTGATGTGGCGCTGATCGCTAACAGGTTCAACCCAGACAACCTGATGCACGTCTTTCATGATGACCTCCTCCCCATTTATTACACCATGCAGCAGTTCTCTGATTTAGATCTGGAAGCACGGCTCTTCTTCATGGAAGGGTGGAGTGAAGGTGTTCACTTTGACCTCTACAAGTTACTGAGTAACAAGCAGCCACTCCTCAGGGAGCAGCTTAAAACCCTGGGCAGGCTCCTCTGCTTTACCAAATCGTACGTGGGACTGTCCAAAATCACCACCTGGTACCAGTACGGATTTGTCCAGCCACAAGGGCCAAAGGCTAACATCTTGGTTTCTGGTAATGAGATCAGGCAATTCAGCAAATTCATGACGCAGAAGCTGAACGTCAGCTTGGAGGAAAGCTCCAGTGAGGAGTACATCGTGGTGTTCAGTCGAACAATCAACAGACTTATCCTAAATGAGGCAGAACTAATCCTGGCTCTCGCTCAAGAGTTTCAGATGAAAACCATTACCGTCTCTCTGGAGGAACATTCATTTTCTGACATCGTCCGGTTGATCAGCAATGCGTCCATGCTGGTCAGCATGCATGGGGCCCAATTAGTCATGTCTCTCTTCTTGCCAAGAGGTGCCACAGTGGTGGAGCTCTTTCCTTATGCTATCAACCCTGAACACTATACCCCTTACAAAACCCTGGCAACCCTTCCTGGCATGGACCTGCAGTACATTGCCTGGCAGAACACTGACAGGGAAGACACCGTTACCTACCCAGACAGACCTTGGGATCAGGGCGGGATTGCTCACCTGGACAAGGCTGAGCAAGAGCGCATCATTAAAAGCACAGAGGTGCCACGGCACCTCTGCTGCCGCAACCCCGAGTGGCTGTTCCGTGCCTACCAGGACACGAAGGTGAACATCCCCTCTCTTATCCATGTGATCAGGCAGACTGTGAAGTCTAAGCCTGGACCCAAGAAGCAGAAGTGGTCTGGTAGCCTCTACCCTGGCAAAGTGAGGGATGCCAAGTGTCAAGCCTCTGTCCAGGGCACTAGTGAAGCTAAACTTGCTGTGTCCTGGCAGATCCCCTGGAACCTGAAGTATCTCAAGGTCAGAGAAGTGAAATATGAAGTGTGGATACAAGAGCAAGGGGAAAACACTTACATGCCTTATATATTGTCCCATCAGAATCACACCTTCTCAGAAAACATTAAGCCCTTCACAATATACCTGGTGTGGATACGCTGCATCTTCAACAAAAACCTCCTGGGACCTTTTGCAGATGTGCTCTTGTGTAGTACATAA